The following proteins are encoded in a genomic region of Leptolyngbya boryana PCC 6306:
- a CDS encoding AAA-like domain-containing protein: MMRVEFEEVAMGRSLQVRADAVCKVKAGLRRNGYARQKDLAEELGIALSTLSNYLNGRPVDYVNFTEISNCLGLDWQAIADLPTTSEPESLPIETSCSIESFIYIERPPIDRICYEALLHPSCLLRIKAPRLMGKTSLVAHLLRQAAHQGYRTVHLNFHLANQADFRSLSAFLQWFCASVTQQLQLPNRLAQYWDEEFSTNKISCTEYFEKYLLSNNPQPLILSLDEVDRLFVYPELAADFLSLLRAWYEKTKTLKIWQQLRLIIVYATEVYIPLNLHESPFNVGQLIELHEFTAEQITSLAQQYTLEWTESQTQQLMAIVGGHPEWISKALRSLKSKEMPFEQLLQTAALESGLYRGELRHLWRMVHQRTELLEGMRTVMQASQPVRLSTDLSYQLHSLGLIQLQGNFAVPRCALYQRYFCDRLSELL, translated from the coding sequence ATGATGCGGGTAGAGTTCGAGGAAGTTGCAATGGGTCGATCGCTGCAAGTTCGCGCTGATGCAGTTTGTAAAGTCAAGGCTGGACTGCGACGTAACGGCTATGCTCGGCAGAAAGATTTAGCTGAAGAACTTGGAATCGCTCTGTCAACGCTCAGTAACTATCTCAATGGTCGCCCGGTCGATTATGTGAATTTCACTGAGATCAGCAATTGTTTAGGACTAGATTGGCAAGCGATCGCAGATTTACCCACTACATCAGAGCCGGAATCACTCCCGATCGAAACGTCTTGTTCGATCGAGTCATTCATCTATATTGAACGCCCTCCAATTGACCGCATTTGCTATGAAGCACTCTTGCACCCAAGCTGTCTACTTCGGATTAAAGCACCGCGACTAATGGGGAAAACTTCGCTCGTGGCGCATCTTCTACGTCAAGCTGCACATCAGGGATATCGTACAGTCCACTTAAACTTTCATCTTGCAAATCAGGCGGATTTTCGGAGCTTAAGCGCGTTTTTACAATGGTTCTGTGCAAGTGTGACACAGCAACTCCAACTTCCAAATCGATTAGCACAGTACTGGGATGAAGAATTTTCAACGAATAAGATTAGTTGCACCGAATATTTTGAGAAATACTTACTCTCCAACAATCCGCAGCCTTTAATCCTGAGTTTAGACGAAGTCGATCGCTTATTTGTTTATCCAGAACTGGCGGCAGATTTTCTCAGTTTGCTGCGGGCTTGGTATGAAAAAACAAAGACCCTAAAAATCTGGCAACAACTGCGATTAATCATCGTGTATGCAACTGAAGTTTATATCCCGCTCAATCTTCATGAATCACCGTTTAATGTCGGTCAGCTGATCGAACTCCATGAATTCACGGCTGAGCAGATTACGAGCCTAGCTCAACAGTACACCTTAGAGTGGACGGAATCGCAAACTCAACAGCTGATGGCAATTGTCGGCGGACATCCAGAATGGATCAGTAAAGCACTACGATCGCTGAAATCGAAAGAAATGCCTTTCGAGCAGCTATTACAAACGGCTGCCTTGGAATCGGGATTATATCGGGGCGAATTGCGCCATCTATGGCGGATGGTGCATCAGCGGACAGAACTACTCGAAGGCATGAGAACAGTAATGCAGGCATCTCAGCCTGTGCGATTATCCACCGATCTCAGCTATCAACTGCACAGTTTAGGACTCATTCAGCTTCAAGGAAATTTTGCAGTTCCGCGCTGTGCATTGTATCAGCGATATTTCTGCGATCGCTTGAGTGAACTGCTATGA
- a CDS encoding peptidoglycan-binding domain-containing protein, whose protein sequence is MRLENFYQASQQAKALGKALNYGIEAIAADKELATHIQQALVWLKFLDPPVDGKFGPISTDALVEFQSTMSTIYPDLLEEKGFLGLKTAQVLIETSPDEVPSPKIDFSRADLASRLIQYMARMNYRISVGDKRYNIIYVEGMNADGSTNSDVINEFNDRRMVIEIPSADLVPVIRGNWEATTEPGTHYTFNPMGRGIEYGAARIAFGQFKAWKVGTHYGSGAEPHEALVQETAISVYRDKDRNGIRTGDFLDTGNFDINQHWGYDYPHNDIGMAGAGCLVGRSRAEHRTFMALIKQDNRYQRNQNYLFYTTIIPADDFIAKFPG, encoded by the coding sequence ATGCGCCTTGAAAATTTCTATCAAGCTAGCCAGCAAGCGAAAGCACTTGGAAAAGCATTGAACTATGGAATAGAAGCCATTGCTGCTGACAAAGAACTCGCAACGCACATTCAGCAAGCTCTCGTCTGGCTCAAATTTCTTGATCCGCCTGTTGATGGTAAGTTCGGACCCATTTCGACAGATGCCCTAGTCGAATTTCAATCAACTATGAGCACAATTTACCCAGATCTTTTAGAAGAAAAGGGCTTTCTGGGGTTGAAGACTGCTCAAGTGCTGATCGAAACGAGTCCAGATGAGGTGCCAAGTCCTAAAATCGACTTTTCACGCGCTGACTTAGCATCTCGACTGATTCAATACATGGCGCGAATGAACTATCGGATTTCAGTCGGCGACAAAAGATATAACATCATCTATGTCGAAGGCATGAACGCAGATGGCAGCACAAACTCTGACGTGATAAATGAATTCAACGATCGACGAATGGTGATCGAAATTCCCAGCGCTGATCTTGTCCCTGTCATCCGAGGAAACTGGGAAGCGACAACAGAACCAGGGACTCACTACACGTTCAACCCGATGGGAAGAGGAATCGAATATGGAGCTGCTCGAATTGCGTTTGGTCAGTTCAAGGCTTGGAAAGTCGGAACACACTATGGCAGTGGAGCAGAACCGCATGAAGCGTTAGTGCAAGAAACCGCCATTTCGGTCTATCGAGACAAAGATAGAAACGGAATTAGAACCGGAGACTTTCTCGATACCGGAAATTTCGACATCAATCAACATTGGGGCTACGACTATCCTCACAATGATATTGGTATGGCAGGTGCAGGATGTTTGGTTGGACGCTCTAGAGCAGAACACAGAACATTCATGGCCTTGATCAAGCAGGACAACCGCTATCAGCGAAATCAGAACTACCTGTTTTACACGACGATTATTCCGGCGGATGACTTCATCGCAAAATTTCCGGGCTGA
- a CDS encoding peptidoglycan-binding protein — protein sequence MSGIIEDNLNSVGSVAAWQNILNGCGYMPILKITGKMDEATISTTKRFQTDLGLAQTGTVTLETWRAGLRHSKLPGWSNITPPIQQVVIVSVDQILALAPGAKSSYVEAFKNGQAVFDRYDISKSSIRVAHFVAQIMHECGALTIQFENLNYSASRLPEVWPRVFQPTGPLDPSEYARNPEKLANEVYGKRMGNDNPGDGFRYRGRGLLQLTGKESYAEATQILRRTNPLAPDFVAQPDEVIDAAWCLEIAAAEWASKGCNALADKDDIKAITRRINGGQIGISDRIEWVKKTKLVWP from the coding sequence ATGAGTGGAATCATTGAAGATAATCTCAATAGTGTCGGTTCTGTCGCAGCTTGGCAGAATATTCTCAACGGCTGCGGCTACATGCCCATCCTCAAGATTACTGGCAAGATGGATGAAGCGACGATCTCAACAACGAAGCGATTTCAAACCGATCTCGGTCTTGCTCAAACCGGAACCGTGACCCTGGAGACTTGGAGAGCGGGCTTGAGACATTCTAAGCTACCGGGTTGGTCTAACATCACGCCGCCAATTCAACAGGTTGTCATCGTTTCTGTCGATCAAATTCTGGCACTTGCGCCTGGTGCTAAAAGTAGCTATGTCGAAGCCTTTAAGAATGGGCAAGCTGTGTTTGATCGCTATGACATCTCAAAGTCATCGATCCGAGTGGCACATTTTGTCGCGCAGATCATGCATGAATGCGGTGCATTGACGATTCAATTTGAGAATCTCAACTACAGTGCGTCACGATTACCAGAAGTCTGGCCCAGAGTCTTTCAACCGACAGGCCCGCTTGATCCCAGTGAGTATGCTCGTAATCCTGAGAAGCTTGCGAATGAGGTCTATGGTAAGCGGATGGGAAATGACAATCCAGGAGATGGGTTCCGGTATCGAGGACGGGGTTTGCTGCAATTGACCGGTAAAGAGAGCTATGCGGAGGCAACCCAAATCTTACGAAGAACGAATCCGCTTGCTCCAGATTTTGTCGCTCAACCTGATGAAGTGATTGATGCTGCTTGGTGTCTAGAGATTGCAGCAGCAGAGTGGGCATCCAAAGGCTGTAATGCTCTTGCCGACAAAGACGATATCAAAGCGATTACAAGGAGGATCAACGGGGGACAGATTGGAATTAGCGATCGCATTGAGTGGGTGAAGAAAACAAAATTAGTCTGGCCTTGA